A portion of the Francisella uliginis genome contains these proteins:
- a CDS encoding biotin--[acetyl-CoA-carboxylase] ligase: MKNHKYIQQNLAQQIDDISIEYFETIGSTNDCLLEKEFIAKYHFCYADIQTKARGRRGGKWIAEGKDNIYASLGLNCKFNICQDSLKSIKIALGVLKAIQKYIHPEQKKYLKIKLPNDIYFKDQKLAGILIETKNIKKDSFDIVIGVGINVNMFDLNENIDREWTSLAIINNEQVDSSQLIVSLVKQMISLFDLSDEKALVELSKYDYTLDKKITFKYDNQLIQGIAKGVSKELKLNILSDDNKPLEFELANVSKIRVVK, translated from the coding sequence ATGAAAAATCATAAATATATACAGCAAAATCTTGCTCAGCAAATAGATGATATAAGTATAGAATATTTTGAGACAATAGGCTCTACTAATGATTGTCTTTTAGAAAAAGAGTTTATTGCTAAATATCATTTTTGTTATGCAGATATTCAGACAAAAGCACGTGGAAGAAGAGGGGGAAAATGGATAGCTGAAGGCAAAGATAATATTTATGCTTCTCTTGGTTTAAATTGTAAATTTAATATCTGCCAAGACTCTCTTAAAAGCATTAAAATAGCATTAGGGGTTCTAAAAGCTATTCAAAAATATATACATCCTGAACAAAAAAAGTATCTAAAGATTAAGCTGCCTAATGATATTTACTTTAAAGATCAGAAGTTAGCAGGTATTTTAATAGAAACTAAGAATATTAAAAAGGATAGTTTTGATATTGTTATTGGTGTGGGTATAAATGTCAATATGTTTGATTTAAATGAGAATATTGATCGTGAGTGGACATCATTGGCAATTATAAATAATGAGCAAGTAGATTCATCACAACTAATAGTTAGTTTAGTAAAGCAAATGATATCTTTATTTGACCTAAGTGATGAGAAAGCTTTGGTTGAATTATCTAAATATGATTATACGTTGGATAAGAAAATAACTTTTAAATACGATAATCAGTTAATACAAGGAATTGCTAAAGGAGTCTCAAAAGAGCTTAAGTTAAATATTTTAAGTGATGATAATAAGCCTCTTGAGTTTGAATTAGCAAATGTAAGTAAAATTAGAGTAGTAAAATGA
- a CDS encoding mechanosensitive ion channel domain-containing protein: MNVLNNILLRIENYSPAYILLIDFVICLIASLIIFLLGSLLIMKHKNTIRFSFIKSLKLILYLVIWSYFIKTCIDLPVIAYLPNYKNLIIPYSDKIFDFCVYLAIIISLFRFISKSKQIAIEKKKQENKDGYDDFRDINAIFKALELGAIVISIILILTAFRVPPTALGAFSGVAIAGLTLSQSTLLTNLFGGLFVIFNRKYSEGDIISSDINSSTKFSGTIKKIGILTTQVNSYETAPMHIPNSVFLNTCITTTSRRTHRRIVQFITIDYKYIEKVDLIKQEILSILKSYPNIDQDKTIAVSLVSGNTMIGNKSEGSFGSNGINLQIYAMVNKVLFTDFINTQDDIFLAIAKKLNSLNVEFAINPVTIRKEY, from the coding sequence ATGAACGTTTTAAATAATATACTTCTAAGGATAGAAAATTACTCACCTGCTTATATTCTATTAATAGACTTTGTAATATGTCTGATTGCTAGCCTAATCATATTTCTCTTAGGCAGTTTACTTATTATGAAACATAAGAATACTATAAGATTTTCGTTTATAAAATCCCTAAAGCTTATACTATATCTCGTAATATGGTCATATTTTATAAAAACATGTATAGATCTGCCTGTAATTGCATATTTACCTAATTATAAGAATTTAATAATCCCTTATTCTGATAAAATTTTTGATTTTTGTGTTTATTTAGCAATTATAATTAGTCTTTTTAGATTCATATCTAAAAGTAAGCAAATAGCTATTGAAAAGAAAAAACAAGAGAACAAAGACGGTTATGATGACTTTAGAGATATAAATGCTATATTTAAAGCTCTAGAGCTAGGAGCTATAGTCATCTCTATTATCTTAATTTTAACAGCTTTTCGCGTTCCTCCTACAGCACTAGGAGCATTTAGTGGTGTTGCTATAGCAGGTCTAACATTATCACAGAGTACCCTTCTTACAAATCTTTTTGGTGGACTATTTGTGATATTTAACCGTAAATATTCCGAGGGTGATATTATATCCTCGGATATAAACTCATCAACGAAGTTTAGTGGTACAATCAAGAAAATTGGTATTTTAACGACTCAAGTTAATAGCTATGAGACTGCTCCTATGCACATACCTAATTCAGTATTTCTCAATACCTGTATTACAACAACATCACGCCGTACTCATAGACGTATAGTCCAATTCATAACTATTGATTATAAATACATTGAGAAAGTTGATTTAATCAAGCAAGAAATACTTTCAATACTTAAATCATATCCAAATATCGATCAAGATAAAACTATAGCAGTATCTCTAGTATCTGGTAACACTATGATTGGTAATAAATCAGAAGGTAGTTTTGGCTCAAATGGAATTAACCTACAAATTTATGCCATGGTTAATAAAGTGCTTTTTACTGATTTTATTAATACTCAAGATGATATATTTTTAGCTATAGCTAAAAAACTTAATTCATTAAATGTTGAATTTGCAATAAATCCTGTAACTATTAGAAAAGAATACTAA
- the rsmA gene encoding 16S rRNA (adenine(1518)-N(6)/adenine(1519)-N(6))-dimethyltransferase RsmA — MQYKTKAKKSLGQNFLQDENIIQKIVKLANIKKQDTVLEIGPGLGALTRHLLLASSNVNVVEFDSSVIDTLIENCERYGQPNVYHADFLKFDINKISSEKIKLIGNLPYNISSPILFKVIEMSDKVIDAHFMLQKEVVERIVSSPNSKSYGRLSVILQYHFECSMILKIPPEVFYPQPKVDSAILRLKPKTNKSFLKNYTFFEKIVKQSFAQRRKTLHNNLKDIFKNNNIDVDTLPINTKLRAENLSVEDFVCLANFLS, encoded by the coding sequence ATGCAGTATAAAACAAAAGCTAAAAAATCCTTAGGACAAAACTTTCTCCAAGATGAAAATATTATTCAAAAGATTGTCAAACTTGCAAATATAAAAAAACAAGATACTGTTTTAGAAATAGGCCCAGGCTTAGGTGCTTTAACAAGACACTTACTCTTGGCAAGCTCTAATGTAAATGTAGTTGAGTTTGACTCTAGTGTTATTGATACTTTGATTGAGAATTGTGAGAGGTATGGCCAACCTAATGTATACCATGCAGATTTTCTAAAATTTGATATAAATAAAATCTCTTCAGAAAAAATCAAGCTAATAGGTAACCTTCCATATAATATTTCATCACCTATTTTATTTAAAGTCATTGAGATGAGTGATAAGGTTATAGATGCTCATTTTATGTTACAAAAAGAAGTTGTTGAAAGAATAGTATCCTCTCCAAATAGTAAATCTTATGGTAGATTATCAGTAATTCTACAATATCACTTTGAGTGTAGTATGATTCTTAAAATACCTCCCGAAGTTTTTTATCCACAACCCAAAGTTGATTCCGCTATTCTTCGACTAAAGCCAAAAACAAATAAAAGCTTTTTAAAAAATTATACTTTTTTTGAAAAAATCGTTAAACAAAGCTTTGCGCAACGCAGAAAAACCTTGCATAATAACTTAAAGGATATATTTAAAAACAACAACATTGACGTAGACACTCTGCCTATTAATACTAAATTAAGAGCAGAAAATTTGAGCGTTGAGGACTTTGTTTGTTTAGCAAACTTTTTAAGTTAA
- the epmA gene encoding EF-P lysine aminoacylase EpmA, with the protein MSLENIQKRSEYLAQIREYFRKLGVLEVDTPLAYNYGVTDPFIDVFEIATVTGKRYLQSSPEYAMKRLLAAGSGSIYQICKAFRDEPCGQYHNHEFTMIEWYRVGIDYFDLMKEMELLFLAVKPDTQFIYLSYQEAFERYYNFNPHTISLDELENIVEKNLGKIQGLENPTIADCLDILFSYKIEKNLNQQNIVYFIYDYTIHQSALARKVLDKNNQQVAARFEVFYDGVELANGYYELIDKKEQLKRFKNDLVIRKEQSKPILDIDIKLLNCLENIPQCSGVALGFERLLMSLEGVKDIRQLSIF; encoded by the coding sequence ATGAGTCTAGAAAATATCCAAAAGCGTTCAGAATACTTAGCCCAAATTCGCGAGTATTTTAGAAAATTAGGAGTCTTGGAGGTAGATACGCCATTAGCTTATAATTATGGTGTGACAGATCCATTTATTGATGTTTTTGAAATAGCTACTGTTACGGGCAAGAGATATCTACAAAGCTCACCTGAGTATGCTATGAAGAGACTACTTGCTGCGGGAAGTGGTAGTATTTATCAAATATGCAAAGCATTTCGTGATGAGCCTTGTGGGCAGTACCATAATCATGAATTTACCATGATAGAGTGGTATAGAGTAGGTATTGATTATTTTGATCTAATGAAAGAGATGGAGCTTCTTTTTTTAGCTGTTAAACCAGATACTCAATTTATCTATTTAAGCTATCAAGAGGCTTTTGAAAGATATTATAATTTTAACCCTCATACCATTTCTTTAGATGAGCTAGAAAATATTGTTGAGAAAAATTTAGGTAAGATTCAAGGTTTAGAAAATCCGACAATAGCAGATTGTTTAGATATACTTTTTAGTTATAAAATTGAGAAGAATCTTAATCAACAAAATATTGTATATTTTATATATGATTATACAATTCACCAGTCAGCATTAGCTAGAAAGGTTCTCGATAAAAATAATCAGCAAGTTGCTGCAAGATTTGAAGTCTTTTATGATGGAGTTGAGCTTGCTAATGGGTATTATGAGCTTATAGATAAAAAAGAGCAGCTAAAGCGCTTTAAAAATGACTTAGTAATTAGGAAAGAGCAAAGTAAGCCAATCTTGGATATAGATATAAAACTTCTCAATTGTTTAGAAAATATTCCGCAATGCTCTGGGGTTGCTTTAGGGTTTGAAAGATTATTGATGAGCCTAGAAGGAGTTAAAGATATAAGACAGCTGTCTATTTTTTAG
- the recJ gene encoding single-stranded-DNA-specific exonuclease RecJ produces MLIKQRLFNQEVLDHLLANQYDGFLAKLIAARVSDISNIDLILKGSVKDLSSPFLFKDIDKAVDRLYVALQNNEVIGLETDHDCDGQTSHAIFHEALTKVFGYSQDKIRSYIGHRMKEGYGLSESLMKRILTDDVRPSLIITADNGSTDEPRIAVLKQNGIDTIVTDHHGIPPEGAPKSAIAVLNPTQNGCNYPDKAIAGCMVAWLFMAALRRKYIQNNKPVSKSYGLSNLLDFVAIGTVADCVSMANSYNNRIVTKLGIQQLKENDRLCWDFIDRDKLSSEYIGFSIAPILNSDGRVSDALGSVSFLLEEDDEKIENIFNNLKDQNNQRKDIQKQITQEAIVQASDLNNTKKSLCILLENGHSGIHGISASRIKEMFGKPVIIFSQTQNDPNLISGSARSIDDIHIKQVLDKIANLDSDLMLKYGGHKGAAGLTIKYQDFAKFYDLFESQVENIVNSENIVLEPCIEYDFELGVDDFNLDTLTKIESLEPYGREFDKPIFCNDFSIEQIRLVGKDKNHAQLVLRYKNTTSIKAIWFNATDNAVVDEIAIGDTVRVCYQLQKEEFLGQVNLSLNIKALEKL; encoded by the coding sequence ATGTTAATTAAACAACGATTATTTAATCAAGAAGTTTTAGATCATCTATTAGCTAATCAGTATGATGGCTTTTTAGCTAAGCTTATTGCTGCAAGAGTTAGTGATATAAGTAATATAGACTTAATTCTAAAAGGTTCTGTGAAAGATTTATCATCACCATTTTTATTTAAAGATATTGATAAGGCAGTTGATAGGCTTTATGTAGCATTACAAAATAATGAAGTTATAGGATTAGAAACAGATCATGATTGTGATGGTCAGACTTCTCATGCTATCTTCCATGAAGCATTAACAAAAGTTTTTGGTTACTCTCAAGATAAAATTCGTTCTTATATAGGTCATAGAATGAAAGAGGGTTATGGTCTATCAGAATCTTTGATGAAGCGTATTTTAACAGATGATGTCCGACCAAGTTTAATAATAACAGCAGATAATGGTTCAACAGACGAGCCAAGAATAGCGGTACTTAAACAAAATGGCATAGATACGATTGTAACAGATCACCATGGCATACCTCCAGAGGGAGCTCCAAAGAGTGCTATAGCAGTACTTAATCCAACACAGAACGGATGTAATTATCCTGATAAAGCAATTGCTGGTTGTATGGTTGCTTGGCTTTTTATGGCGGCTTTAAGAAGAAAATATATTCAAAATAATAAACCAGTATCTAAATCATATGGCTTGAGTAACCTATTGGATTTTGTCGCTATTGGAACAGTTGCAGACTGTGTGAGTATGGCAAATAGTTATAATAACCGTATTGTTACAAAACTAGGTATCCAGCAGCTAAAAGAAAATGATCGCCTATGCTGGGACTTTATAGATAGGGATAAATTATCTAGCGAGTATATAGGTTTTAGTATAGCACCAATTTTAAATAGTGATGGACGAGTATCAGATGCATTAGGTTCAGTAAGCTTTTTGCTAGAAGAAGATGATGAGAAAATTGAGAATATTTTTAATAATCTTAAAGATCAGAATAACCAACGTAAGGATATCCAAAAACAAATTACTCAAGAAGCTATAGTTCAAGCTAGTGATTTAAATAATACTAAAAAATCTTTGTGTATCCTACTTGAGAATGGTCATTCAGGTATTCATGGTATCTCAGCTAGTAGAATCAAAGAGATGTTTGGTAAACCTGTGATAATATTCTCCCAAACTCAAAATGACCCAAACTTAATATCAGGCTCGGCTCGAAGTATTGATGATATTCATATTAAGCAAGTACTGGATAAGATAGCAAACTTAGATTCTGATTTAATGCTTAAGTATGGTGGACATAAGGGAGCTGCAGGATTAACTATTAAGTATCAAGATTTTGCTAAATTTTATGATCTTTTTGAAAGCCAAGTTGAGAATATTGTAAATAGTGAAAATATAGTTCTTGAACCTTGTATTGAATATGATTTTGAACTTGGTGTAGATGATTTTAATCTAGATACTTTAACAAAAATAGAATCTTTAGAACCGTATGGTAGAGAGTTTGATAAACCTATTTTTTGTAATGATTTCTCTATAGAACAAATCCGTTTAGTAGGTAAAGATAAAAATCATGCACAATTAGTTTTACGCTATAAAAATACAACATCTATAAAAGCAATATGGTTTAATGCCACTGATAATGCTGTAGTAGATGAGATAGCTATAGGTGATACTGTGCGAGTATGTTATCAGTTGCAAAAAGAAGAGTTTCTTGGGCAGGTTAATTTGTCGTTGAATATAAAAGCACTAGAAAAATTATAG
- a CDS encoding helix-turn-helix domain-containing protein translates to MHNFQSFIKSARESKELKRDTIADAINLSEDTIQIIEEADNDTLLQSSNSLLKNQIRRYCEYLEIPEKKIVSILNKVDILHYKKSRYGKLKAFDYINRLAIIIIIVAIVVLAVKQVKEKMDVAISDPQVSKSSIIYTPIEYDRNSYGEQQTAKTTNNNSNTSVEKTSSNNDTQSNTSHSSTSVAHPPATANMSNMVIDAPSDTSASSIKIPTKQ, encoded by the coding sequence ATGCATAACTTTCAATCTTTTATTAAAAGTGCTCGTGAATCTAAAGAACTTAAACGAGATACTATTGCTGATGCTATTAACTTATCTGAAGATACTATCCAAATTATAGAAGAAGCAGATAACGATACTTTATTACAAAGCTCCAACAGCTTACTTAAAAACCAAATTAGAAGGTATTGTGAATATCTTGAGATTCCTGAAAAAAAGATAGTATCAATTCTGAATAAAGTTGATATCTTACACTATAAAAAATCTCGCTACGGAAAACTTAAAGCTTTCGACTATATAAATAGGCTAGCAATAATAATTATTATTGTTGCTATTGTTGTATTGGCTGTTAAGCAAGTTAAAGAGAAAATGGATGTTGCAATATCAGACCCTCAAGTTTCAAAATCATCTATTATCTACACTCCTATTGAGTATGATAGAAATAGTTATGGCGAACAACAAACTGCAAAAACTACAAATAATAACAGTAATACTTCTGTAGAAAAAACCTCATCCAACAATGATACACAATCGAATACATCACACTCATCAACTTCTGTTGCACACCCTCCTGCAACAGCTAATATGAGCAATATGGTTATTGATGCTCCAAGCGACACAAGTGCATCTAGTATCAAAATACCTACTAAACAATAA
- the accB gene encoding acetyl-CoA carboxylase biotin carboxyl carrier protein, with protein sequence MDLLKAIDKVAEILKSSDIREIKVKDGGSSIFMTKNDTATTSVVSAPVASNVAPATTVAPAASSAPASSAPEAPQAQEPQEVSGEEIKSPMVGTFYSAPSPDAAPYVKEGQEVKKGDVLCIIEAMKIMNKIEAEKGGKIVKILATDGDAIQFDQPLFIIE encoded by the coding sequence ATGGATTTATTAAAGGCAATCGACAAAGTAGCTGAAATTCTTAAATCAAGCGACATCAGAGAAATTAAAGTTAAAGATGGTGGTTCAAGCATCTTTATGACAAAGAATGACACAGCTACAACAAGCGTTGTTTCAGCACCTGTAGCTAGCAATGTTGCTCCAGCTACTACTGTAGCTCCAGCAGCTAGCAGTGCACCTGCTTCATCAGCTCCTGAAGCTCCACAAGCACAAGAGCCACAAGAAGTTAGTGGAGAAGAAATCAAATCTCCTATGGTTGGTACTTTCTACAGTGCTCCTTCACCAGATGCTGCTCCTTATGTTAAAGAAGGGCAAGAAGTTAAAAAAGGCGATGTATTATGTATCATCGAAGCAATGAAAATCATGAACAAAATTGAAGCAGAAAAAGGCGGGAAAATCGTTAAAATTCTTGCTACAGATGGTGATGCTATCCAGTTTGATCAACCTCTATTTATAATCGAGTAA
- the aroQ gene encoding type II 3-dehydroquinate dehydratase has product MSILVINGPNLNLLGSREPETYGYKTLDDINKNLADTAYKNNVSIDFFQSNHEGEIVDMIHRSSADMVIINPAAYTHTSVAIRDAFLATSKPFIEIHLSNIYNREEFRTKSLLSDIAYGCIFGFGANGYTLALIEAINYINMKGE; this is encoded by the coding sequence ATGAGCATTTTAGTAATTAACGGACCTAATCTTAATCTACTTGGCTCTAGAGAGCCTGAGACCTATGGATATAAAACACTTGATGATATAAACAAAAATCTTGCCGATACTGCTTATAAAAACAACGTCTCAATTGATTTTTTCCAGAGTAATCATGAAGGTGAGATTGTGGATATGATACATAGATCTTCTGCCGATATGGTAATAATAAACCCTGCCGCTTACACACATACAAGCGTTGCAATAAGAGATGCTTTTTTAGCCACAAGTAAGCCTTTTATTGAAATACATTTATCTAATATATATAATAGAGAAGAATTTAGGACTAAGTCGCTTCTATCAGACATAGCTTATGGATGTATATTTGGGTTTGGGGCAAATGGTTACACACTAGCGTTAATAGAAGCAATAAACTACATTAATATGAAAGGAGAGTAG
- a CDS encoding AI-2E family transporter, with protein sequence MVFKTIKNWYRDRYQNNEPIVFIGLMLFFYLVLTFLGNYIAPILAALVIAYLLDTFVNILHKATKINRLILVYFVYIIFLIVLLSVIFVLLPIIVNQMIDFIKQASHTLSSLKTSLEHLSKQYPTLLTVDRIDSIVSWFDSIDWKKISSSIGSFILQNTATTLPVLFSILIYLFLVPLMVFYFLKDKSKIIGWFKSFLPEDNNALFFVWNDLKPKLADYVRGKAIEFIIVSIVTYLGFAYFDLNYSILLAVGVGLSVIIPYVGMVMITIPVVMVGILQYGLSITLVWMLTVFFIIQALDGNLLVPLLFSEVLNMHPVGVVSAILIFGGMWGLWGVFFAIPLGLLFISGVNMFRNHQKGKKDPAKINLC encoded by the coding sequence ATGGTTTTCAAAACTATAAAAAATTGGTACAGAGATAGATACCAAAACAATGAGCCAATAGTGTTTATTGGTTTGATGTTATTTTTCTATTTAGTACTGACTTTCTTAGGTAATTATATTGCTCCTATTTTAGCAGCACTTGTTATTGCTTATTTACTTGATACATTTGTGAATATTCTCCATAAAGCAACTAAGATAAATCGGCTTATATTAGTCTATTTTGTTTATATAATTTTTTTGATTGTTCTATTATCTGTGATTTTTGTATTGCTGCCAATTATAGTTAATCAGATGATAGATTTTATAAAACAAGCATCACATACTCTTTCGAGCTTAAAAACAAGTTTAGAGCATTTATCTAAACAGTATCCTACATTGTTAACAGTTGATAGGATTGATTCAATAGTTAGTTGGTTTGATAGCATTGATTGGAAAAAAATAAGCTCAAGTATTGGATCTTTTATTTTACAAAATACAGCTACAACATTACCGGTATTATTTTCCATACTTATCTATTTATTTTTAGTTCCTTTAATGGTGTTTTATTTTCTAAAAGATAAAAGTAAAATCATAGGTTGGTTTAAGTCATTTTTACCAGAAGATAATAATGCATTGTTTTTTGTTTGGAATGACTTAAAACCTAAACTTGCTGACTATGTCAGAGGTAAGGCAATAGAGTTTATTATTGTTTCTATTGTTACATATCTTGGTTTTGCATATTTTGATCTTAATTATTCGATTCTTTTGGCTGTTGGTGTTGGTTTATCTGTAATTATTCCATATGTTGGTATGGTGATGATTACTATACCTGTAGTTATGGTTGGAATATTACAATATGGGCTTAGTATTACCTTAGTTTGGATGCTAACAGTATTTTTTATTATCCAAGCTTTAGATGGTAATTTGTTGGTACCATTATTGTTTTCAGAAGTTCTAAATATGCATCCAGTTGGAGTAGTTTCTGCAATATTAATATTTGGTGGAATGTGGGGCTTATGGGGAGTGTTTTTTGCGATACCTCTAGGTTTACTTTTTATCTCAGGAGTAAATATGTTTAGAAATCATCAAAAAGGCAAAAAAGATCCTGCCAAGATAAATTTATGTTAA
- the accC gene encoding acetyl-CoA carboxylase biotin carboxylase subunit, giving the protein MIKKVLIANRGEIALRILRACRELEIETVAVYSTADADLMHVKLADEAVCIGPAAPNLSYLNIQAIITAAEITNADAIHPGYGFLSENAQFAKAVEESGFIFIGPRAQNIEVMGDKVEAIKWMKKAGVPCVPGSGGPLGNDDKKNLEIAEQIGYPVIIKAAGGGGGRGMSIVRKKEDLISSISLTKSEARIAFNNDMVYMEKFLENPRHIEIQVFGDGEGEAVYLFERDCSTQRRHQKVIEEAPAIGLTDEQRKRIGEQCVNACKILKYRGAGTFEFLYENGEFYFIEMNTRIQVEHPVTESITSTDLIKEQIKVASGQGLSWKQEEISIVGHAIECRINAEDPERMIPSPGKINMYHPPAGPRVRVDSHIYSGYTVPPNYDSMISKVIVRAHNRETALQKMRAALEEMVINGIKTNIPLHQEILNNEEFIKGATNIHFLEKMLEQKNKSK; this is encoded by the coding sequence ATGATTAAAAAAGTACTAATTGCCAATAGAGGTGAAATAGCTCTTAGAATTCTAAGAGCTTGTAGAGAATTAGAAATTGAAACTGTAGCTGTATATTCTACTGCCGATGCTGATCTTATGCATGTTAAACTAGCTGATGAAGCAGTATGTATTGGTCCAGCTGCACCTAACCTTAGTTATTTAAATATTCAAGCAATTATCACTGCTGCTGAAATTACAAATGCTGATGCGATACACCCTGGTTATGGTTTCTTATCAGAAAATGCTCAGTTTGCTAAAGCTGTTGAAGAAAGTGGTTTCATCTTTATCGGTCCTCGTGCACAAAATATCGAAGTAATGGGCGATAAAGTAGAAGCTATCAAATGGATGAAAAAAGCTGGTGTTCCTTGTGTTCCTGGTTCTGGTGGCCCATTAGGCAACGATGATAAGAAGAACTTAGAAATTGCAGAGCAAATTGGTTATCCAGTGATCATCAAAGCTGCCGGTGGTGGCGGTGGTCGTGGTATGAGTATTGTTAGAAAGAAAGAAGATCTAATAAGCTCTATTTCACTAACTAAGAGTGAAGCAAGAATAGCTTTCAATAATGATATGGTATACATGGAGAAATTCCTAGAAAATCCTCGCCACATCGAGATCCAAGTATTTGGTGATGGTGAAGGTGAGGCTGTATATCTATTTGAAAGAGATTGTTCTACTCAAAGAAGACACCAAAAAGTTATTGAAGAAGCTCCAGCTATAGGACTTACAGATGAGCAAAGAAAACGTATTGGTGAGCAATGTGTTAATGCTTGTAAAATTTTAAAATATCGTGGAGCTGGTACATTTGAATTCTTATATGAAAATGGTGAATTCTACTTCATCGAAATGAATACAAGAATTCAGGTTGAACATCCAGTTACAGAATCTATTACATCAACTGACCTTATTAAAGAGCAAATCAAAGTTGCTAGTGGTCAAGGCTTAAGTTGGAAGCAAGAAGAAATCTCTATCGTTGGCCATGCTATAGAGTGTAGAATTAATGCTGAAGATCCAGAAAGAATGATCCCATCTCCTGGAAAAATTAATATGTATCACCCACCTGCTGGACCTAGAGTACGTGTTGATTCACATATCTACTCTGGATATACAGTACCACCAAACTATGACTCAATGATTTCAAAAGTAATTGTTCGCGCCCACAATAGAGAAACAGCTCTACAAAAAATGCGTGCAGCACTTGAAGAAATGGTTATCAATGGTATTAAGACAAATATCCCATTACATCAAGAAATTCTTAATAATGAAGAGTTTATTAAAGGTGCAACTAACATTCATTTCTTAGAGAAGATGTTAGAACAAAAAAATAAATCTAAATAG
- a CDS encoding symmetrical bis(5'-nucleosyl)-tetraphosphatase, with product MATYVIGDVQGCYDELQQLLDKINFDKQKDKLIFAGDIINKGPKSLETLDFVMSLGDSAQTVLGNHEILFLAVSYNYLPSSNKDTFDDLLKAPNLKQIQEWLCNQNLLIKVDNVFITHAGIPHIWSPKKAIKRANEVEFVLKNETTRRLLLANLFNDESKKWNKESEGIERWLCILNYFTRMRTIDKEGKLNLKFSSTLDKLPENFKPWFKTKHKKLKPFHKIVFGHWAAIKGETKSDNIIALDTGCVFGGKLTCYCLETDQKYSVKAKKSYKDI from the coding sequence ATGGCTACATATGTTATTGGTGACGTACAAGGCTGTTATGATGAGCTACAACAGCTTTTAGATAAAATAAATTTTGATAAACAAAAAGATAAGCTAATATTTGCTGGAGACATTATCAATAAGGGACCCAAGTCTCTAGAAACCCTTGATTTTGTAATGTCGTTAGGTGATAGTGCCCAAACTGTTTTAGGTAATCATGAGATACTTTTTTTAGCTGTTAGCTATAACTATTTACCATCAAGTAATAAAGATACTTTTGATGATCTTCTTAAAGCCCCTAATCTAAAGCAAATACAAGAATGGTTATGTAATCAAAATCTTTTAATAAAAGTTGATAATGTTTTTATAACTCATGCAGGTATTCCTCATATATGGTCCCCTAAAAAAGCTATCAAACGTGCTAATGAAGTAGAATTTGTTTTAAAAAATGAAACTACAAGAAGACTTCTACTAGCCAACCTGTTTAATGATGAAAGCAAAAAGTGGAATAAGGAGTCCGAAGGTATTGAAAGATGGCTATGTATACTTAATTATTTCACGAGAATGAGAACAATTGATAAAGAAGGTAAATTAAACCTAAAATTTAGCTCAACTTTAGATAAACTTCCTGAGAATTTCAAACCTTGGTTTAAAACTAAGCATAAGAAACTTAAACCCTTTCATAAAATTGTTTTTGGGCATTGGGCAGCTATCAAAGGAGAAACTAAATCTGACAATATAATAGCTTTAGATACAGGCTGTGTTTTTGGTGGTAAACTAACATGTTATTGCCTTGAGACAGATCAAAAATACTCAGTTAAAGCAAAAAAAAGCTACAAGGATATTTAA